In a single window of the Colius striatus isolate bColStr4 chromosome 21, bColStr4.1.hap1, whole genome shotgun sequence genome:
- the ENO1 gene encoding alpha-enolase has translation MSILKIHAREIFDSRGNPTVEVDLYTNKGLFRAAVPSGASTGIYEALELRDNDKTRYMGKGVSKAVEHVNKTIAPALISKNVNVVEQEKVDKLMLEMDGSENKSKFGANAILGVSLAVCKAGAAEKGVPLYRHIADLAGNAEVILPVPAFNVINGGSHAGNKLAMQEFMILPVGANNFKEAMRIGAEVYHNLKNVIKEKYGKDATNVGDEGGFAPNILENKEALELLKTAIAKAGYTDKVVIGMDVAASEFYRDGKYDLDFKSPDDPSRYISPDQLADLYKGFVKNYPVVSIEDPFDQDDWPAWKKFTGSVGIQVVGDDLTVTNPKRIAKAVEDKACNCLLLKVNQIGSVTESLQACKLAQSNGWGVMVSHRSGETEDTFIADLVVGLCTGQIKTGAPCRSERLAKYNQLLRIEEELGSKARFAGRNFRNPRVN, from the exons GTCTGTTCAGAGCTGCTGTCCCCAGTGGTGCGTCAACTGGAATCTATGAAGCTCTGGAGCTTCGTGACAATGACAAGACACGCTACATGGGGAAAG GTGTCTCAAAAGCTGTTGAGCACGTCAATAAAACAATTGCACCTGCACTGATTAGCAAG AATGTCAATGTTGTGGAGCAGGAGAAGGTTGACAAGCTGATGCTGGAAATGGACGGATCAGAGAACAAAT ctAAGTTTGGTGCCAATGCCATCTTGGGTGTATCTCTGGCTGTGTGCAaagctggtgctgctgagaaGGGTGTCCCTCTGTACCGTCACATTGCTGACCTTGCTGGAAATGCAGAAGTCATTCTTCCAGTTCCC GCTTTCAACGTGATCAATGGTGGCTCCCATGCTGGCAACAAGCTGGCAATGCAGGAGTTCATGATCCTCCCTGTGGGTGCTAACAACTTCAAGGAGGCGATGCGCATCGGTGCAGAGGTCTACCACAACCTCAAGAATGTCATCAAGGAGAAGTATGGCAAGGATGCAACCAACGTGGGTGATGAGGGTGGCTTTGCTCCCAACATCCTGGAAAATAAAGAAG CTCTGGAGTTGCTGAAGACTGCCATTGCCAAGGCTGGTTACACTGACAAGGTTGTCATTGGCATGGATGTGGCTGCCTCAGAGTTCTACCGTGATGGAAAGTATGACCTGGACTTCAAATCCCCTGATGATCCCAGCAGATACATTTCTCCTGATCAGCTGGCTGACCTGTACAAGGGCTTTGTCAAGAACTACCCTG TGGTGTCCATTGAAGACCCATTTGACCAGGATGACTGGCCTGCCTGGAAGAAGTTCACTGGCAGTGTTGGCATCCAGGTGGTCGGTGACGATCTGACTGTCACCAATCCCAAGCGTATTGCCAAGGCGGTGGAGGACAAAGCCTGCAACTGCCTTCTCCTCAAGGTCAaccagattggctcagtgacAGAGTCCCTGCAAGC CTGCAAGCTCGCCCAGTCCAATGGCTGGGGAGTGATGGTGAGTCATCGCTCTGGAGAAACGGAAGATACCTTCATTGCTGATCTGGTAGTTGGGCTCTGCACTGGTCAG ATCAAAACTGGTGCCCCGTGCCGATCTGAGCGTCTAGCCAAGTACAACCAGCTGCTGAG AATTGAAGAGGAGCTTGGCAGCAAGGCCCGTTTTGCTGGAAGGAACTTCAGGAACCCTCGTGTCAACTAA